The segment ATTCAGACCAGACCGTCCGAATTCTGTCACAGCAGAAcctgagactcatcagaccaggtgaCGTTTCTCCGATCTTCTGGTGTCTGATGTTGGTGagaccatgtgacctgtagCCTCAGGTTCCTGTTCTTATCTGACAGGAGCAGTGTGGTCTTCTCCTGCTGTAGAACATCTGCTCCAGGGTTCCACGTGTCGTGTGTTCAGAGACGCTCTTCAGCAGACCTCAGGTGTAACCAGATGTTATTAGAGTTCCTGTTGTCTTTCTATCAGCTCCAACCAGTCTGGCTGTTCAactctgacctctgacctcaatAAGGCATTTTCACCCTGAGTACTGAACTTACTGGGGATTTTCTCTTTATCACACCGTTCTCTGTAAACActagtgatgtgtgtgtttcagctgtTTGGGAAAAACTCAGACCAACAGAGTCACTTACAGTAGATCACCTTCCTTCAGCGTTCTGATGCTCGGTCTGAACTTCAGCAGGTCGTCTTTACCAGGTCTACACGCCTACATGCAGTGagctgctgccatgtgattggctgattagatatctGTGTTAATGAGCATTcaaacaggtgtacctaatgaagtggccggtAACTGTGAGAGGAATGCATTAAACTGTAATTGTCTAATTATGGATTattgactctgtgtgtgtgtgtttgtgtgtgtgtgtgtgtgtacagttgtcCCTGGTGTACCCTGTGGTGTTCTGCTTGTGTACGGTGTTTCTGGTTGCAGTTCCCCTCTACAGCGACACTCTCAGCTCCCTCATTGGTATCGCCATCGCTCTCTCGGGTGTTCCCGTCTACTTCCTGGGGATTCACCTCCCCGAGTCCAAACGGCCGCCGTTCATCACCGCCCTGCTGCGTAAGTTACACACACTCCTAAAGCAGGACTTTAACTACTCACACATTAGGGCCGTGTCGCCCAATCAGGGTTCATGTTGGGGTCAGGCCACGATGATATGATATGAGATCAACATTGTGATCAAATCCCTGCAGGGCTCTTTGTGTTTCATGGCACTGAAGGTAACAGACTTGTTTAACTGTTTAgttttaaatacagtggaacctcggattacgagcataattcgtaaTCGAGgaaggctcgtattccaaaacactcataaaccaaatgtaattttcccataagaaatgatgaaaactcaaattattcattctacagtccaaaaaataaattattttaaaataataattaaaaataaattaaacataaaaataattaataaaaaaaatataatgtaaaaataaaacaaattaacctgcactctacctttaaaaaaaagttttaaaaaaatcctgacagataggtgtttccgtttgtgcacacaggcgcaccacattaacggagagactgttttatcagaagaATTAGCAAGgcacatcgctagtcacacttgcgtgagcgcatactaacggaatcactgctgtaaagttaaaAACGAAAACAAATGagcctgcactttacctttgaaaaagaATCAGGACAGAgcggagtttctgtgtaaggcagagagcgTGTGTAATTGTCTCCcttgctgggtgaatacacacatacacacacactttctgccttacacagaacctctgcaagcactaagaaccagcagtgtgtgtgtattcacccaggaggggagatgattacccacaattccgcagcgcaagagagaaaaaccattggctcagttgtgatcacgtgacgctctgtatcaaaacaagaaacgcatgcatgatacatgatactcggtgctcataaaccaagacaatgctcgtttttcaagtcaaaatgtattaaaaatctttgcttgtcttgcggaacacttgtaaaCTGCGTTACCGAGcagttccactgtattttgaaATAATGATTGAAAGCCCTTGAAAAAGCCAAAGCTGAACGTTCCCGAATCGTTTAGTTCAGGGTGTCTGTGTCCTGCCAGTTCAGATCAGTCTGGCATCttggtttaacaaaaaaaattaaggttctACTCTGGTTCTAATGTTTATTTCCTCTCTGTCTCCTGCAGGTTCTGTCACTCGGTTTACTCAGTTCACGTGTTTCTGCGTGCTCACAGACCTGGACCCGGTGGATTAAGTCTTAAATCACCTCTTCCTGCCCTGCATGTGCCTCTGAACACaccaacaccacacacacacagtgctggaCACCTACGCTCAGGTGAAGGAGCGCAGTCATGTGACCCAGGGCGTGTCCTCCTCTCAGGGACGAGTGTGTTGCGCCTTATGGAGGACATAAGCTGATGGACTTCCGCTCGTCTTCATGAACGTTATTAATCCGTCTCTGGGTCGGAGGTGTAACTGACCTTTTAGAATGATAAGTTTATAAGCGCAACTTATTTATTAGCTACTTTTATTTGTGATGTTTTGGATTTTTAGAATTTCACACTACAATGCAAAACTGTACGCCTGGGCAAATGAAAAAGATCTctcatataatttattttctgttcaacaaaaaaacaaagtataAGACTATAACATCTATTTCATTTACTTAATTAAAACTCTTCTAGATAAAAAGTTATCAGcccaaaaaacaataaaatgtaaaataattaattagtaaCAGGCTCTAAAAACAGACAGATTCTATATGTGATtaataacagaaataaaaaaaaatttaaatgctttGGTTCTAATTAAAGACATTTTCACTTTATAGTATTTTTTGTAACGTTCTTAGGAATCTTATTTTATGATGTCATTATGAGGTcattggttgtgtgtgtgtgtggatttggaaaGGGAAATCAGTGACCACAAGCCttacatgatttttaaacattttttgtttttcatgtcaTATGGTTGATCAGTACACACTTTAGAACAAAATAACCTCAGAATAATATTCTCCTACAgatctttttttctcctctgctGTGAAACGTCGTGACCACAAATCTGATTTACAGGAATTTAGTTTTTCAGAATTGATTTTTGCAGCATAATCAGGAACGCACATCTAGAACTGcatatgtgtacacacacacacacacacacacaccatagaCTCAATCAAAGAGAAAAAACTAATATTGCTAGACATTATTATAGCGATATACATGATATTACTAATatactaaatatttttcttttcctaaagtgTACACATTGTTTTATACATAGTTTTTGGCTGATTCTGTGTGTGTACCCATCCATCAACATTTAATTATACTGCGTATTGATATATAAAACGCCCAAATAGGAAAGAAAGATGGAGTTTTTACGTCtaattttattgtttagtgATTTCCTGATTTAATTCACTTTTATAAAGTGCAGCTGAGACAGAAGTGATAAATTATTATAACTGCATCAATAAACACTTCTCCATttgaaaccttttttatttactgtatttttatctATACATATTTACAGAATAGTACTTATTTCAGGATtgtttccacacacacatgatactcacacaacacacaactaGTCACACACCTCTTATAAAACTAGGATTCACATCATTAAACAGAGCAAcaccacacatcacacacacccaacacGAACAAAGCCTCTGCAGGATTACACACACCAActggcacacaaacacaacacggACTGATGATTATGTGagcaaaaccacacacacacacacacacacacacacacacacacagtgtctcaGTCTGAATTGTCGGATTCGTCTGCGTTCTCACtgtccccctccccctcctccatCACCTCCCTCTGATAGCGCTCCCAGCTCCTGCGGCTGTACGAATGCTCCTCACCCCAACCTGAAGggggaaggaaaaaataataaataaatggaaacacaCAACAAAATGACTAATAATTCACTCTTAAGCTCAGCAAATCTAAACAGATAGAGaatttacacacactctttacagAACACTTGCATCCTCCTTAATAATTTGTAATCATGTGACTTATGACATGCAATATCGCTTCGCTCTGGAGGGCAAGAAGTGAAAAACAAAGTGGAGGAGAAGTGTGTAACACGCTAGTGGTatagattttataaaataacagTCAGGTCTGTTATTGGGGCCGTAGACGGAAATAACCATCCTCCTCACTATGATCTGCGATGTTCGATAAAATCTGCTTATAGATTGTCTGTTAAATCGATCTGATCAACCGTACACACAAACCCTAGGCATTTCGAGAGCTGGTAATAGTAATAGGAGGCAAAATGTTACAATTCtcctataatcctgcaggtggtgctctaaacacaaacacaacaggtTGTTTGCACATAACACCACTTTCACCTCTTTGCATGACATGATGTGCTACTGGAGGTCAGGGAGTGATTTATCTACATAGGAGGCGctagagatgggaatcaccagggaccagctGATACGATATCATTTGGATTACTAATCTAATTCTATAAATATCATGATATAATAGACACACCGGCAGGTGGAATTGACTTCATGTGCAAACAACCTGTTTTGTGTTGATTTTAgtcttaggaaaaaaaaaaagaaaagaaaaaaccttgCTTGTATTACCAGAAAAGAATCAAGGTAGAAAAAAGGTAGAATTAATTTTATGGCTAAAGATttcaaatttaacatttatatttccCATCAGAATTACTTCATACCTTTACAGTCCCAGAAGCATTTTACGTCTAATTTCATGTGTATGCCCAAGTCCCAGAGAAAGATTAGCCAAAGatctttaaaatattcattaaaaataaacttttttttaatttagaatattaacaaaaaaataataatcccaaAAGTCTCACATTACTGGCAGTCACTGTGCAGTCGAGAGCGTGTtctcctttttaaatttttattttaaaggacaCCCTTATTTAGTGCTTTCGACATGAGGCTGTAAATCTGCAGCATCTCTAATCAGTAAACATCAGGAGGATCAAACCTCGCCTCAACCTCGAAGTCCAACAGAGTCGTTCACGGTGTGACGTTAAACGAACACCATAGCTCTGAGGCAGGCGAGCGAGCGTAGCGTTAGCTTTCCAAAATTCCCGAAATATGTTTTAACACCTGTAGCTGTAACAAATGAGAAAATATAAACTGTGACATGGATTACGGAGATTGGGGGGGGGGTCAGGGTCATATTTTGACATGAATATTGTACCCGAGGATCATGTGATTGTAATTGACCAGTGAAatttcccccctcccccccccccggtCATCCATTTTTCCAACCacaacgataaaaaaaaaaaaaaaaaaaaaaaaaaactaagagcTACTCTCAGACAGAACCCGAACCTGACCACGCACCTCCATAACGCTCGTCGTCACTCTCGCCTTCACTGCCCTCCTCGTCTGGATAATCATTTCTCCAGTTGCATTCAGCGTTTTCATCGTCCTCATCCTCATACACTTCCTGCTCCAAAACGACCTCGTCAGGTACCTGTGGATTTAATCATATTAGTTCGATTCGAGCAGTTACACTCAGTTCCTGTGATGATGACGTGCTGTTATTGGCAAAGAGCTGCTGATTGTTAGTTTGTTAAAAAACAGCAACGCTTCAACAACCCTAAAGTCACAGAACAAAGGACTGGAGCATCAGGGAAATGTGTGTGGTTTCATTAATAAACTGCTTAATGAATACACAAATCACAAACTCCGCCCTCTTCTTGAAACCTCTTCTTAAAATGTTCTGCATTAAAATACTGCATCCTGATTGGTTGTTAAATGTTATGACACACTAACTCTGGTACAGGAGTGACATGATGTTCAGCCGTTTCTTAgggttttatataaatatatttatttcactgTGGCTGTAGAATCTCTAGACTCACTAGCTCTCCTTCTTCAGCGTAGGGCTGGACCGATAAAATGTCCTGAATCCAGCCGGGCGTGGCCATTTCTTGGTAATACAAATCGTAAACGTAGTCATCATCTTTCTCACGGTGTTCAGTTCCAGCTCCGTGACTCGACACGCTCAGCTTCTCACGTATCAGTTTCACAGAGTTACACAGAATCGTCTCTGGATCAGACTTCAGGCTCTAGACAGaaaagagaggagaagaaaTTGATGAACTGTTAAAGAAACCATTTAGTCAGTACATTTCATCACACACATGCAACATCTGACTGATGATTCTTACCATCTCAAGATCTTTCTCGTCCTCCTCGACATCTTCCTGAACGATATCGAACACCTGCACGCCTCCCAAACGAGGTTCTGTGTCTGTCTGAGACTGACTgtctttatgttcttcttcctTGAGGGGTTCTGCAGGAAGCCCAGCCCGGTGGCTGGAGAGGATGCGGTATCGCTCTTCTCTCCTGGTGCTCCATTTGGCATTGCGCAAGTCTCTGACGATTCTGCTGGAGCTGCCGTGAGACGGACGCAAGGCGTGTGCGAGACGTGGACGAGAAAGGGCTTCACGCACATGTGTCTGCACCGGGTCGTCCTGTAAGGAAAGATGCAAACCtgtgttaaaacatttttttttttttttaacaaatttaaaaattgaGCAGATATTCTATTTaggcttaaaataataatacttatccTTTAATTTCACAACtaacttaatttttaaataaaatacagttaaaatgttaaagctaaaaataattagCTAATCTTTAacgtaatcagtgatattattattattatttgaggttgaagcccacgtccatgtctgtgtgtctctctgtacagcagaactctctgtctaaaatattaatacaaagaaatcccattctgtaaggttgagtatcttacgccttgtttacactaagttgtccttctttggtgctcagacaaatacactccctgttcggtaatcggagagtgaatcacagatgagaaatggaaaaagtagataaaaggataaagatgaagttttgtcttaaaaccactccagcgtgttaaaattcacttataccacttcagcgctgttatttcagccaaagtgaaaatatgaactaatcccagtcaaaa is part of the Clarias gariepinus isolate MV-2021 ecotype Netherlands chromosome 15, CGAR_prim_01v2, whole genome shotgun sequence genome and harbors:
- the slc7a6os gene encoding probable RNA polymerase II nuclear localization protein SLC7A6OS, which produces MDPGTTILRVKRKRGTDPADALLLACKRVRAESGTAPPEPEPEPGHARIESSVFKLVATVSSQDDPVQTHVREALSRPRLAHALRPSHGSSSRIVRDLRNAKWSTRREERYRILSSHRAGLPAEPLKEEEHKDSQSQTDTEPRLGGVQVFDIVQEDVEEDEKDLEMSLKSDPETILCNSVKLIREKLSVSSHGAGTEHREKDDDYVYDLYYQEMATPGWIQDILSVQPYAEEGELVPDEVVLEQEVYEDEDDENAECNWRNDYPDEEGSEGESDDERYGGWGEEHSYSRRSWERYQREVMEEGEGDSENADESDNSD